The following are encoded in a window of Desulfobacterales bacterium genomic DNA:
- the hypE gene encoding hydrogenase expression/formation protein HypE — translation MSKKITLAHGSGGKATNDLIRELFVAGFNSDALAPMEDCALLSVGGGRLAFSTDSFVVDPIFFPGGDIGVLAVHGTINDLAMRGARPAFLSLGLIIEEGFPYDHLVRLVRSIKGCADRAGVEIVTGDTKVVPAGKADKIFINTAGIGILEHDLDISCENGRPGDKIILSGTMADHGTTILCLQEGLKIQGGFSSDSAPLHTMVKAMLETGQDAIHVLRDPTRGGVGTALNELAQASKVGLRIHENALPVRDDVRGACELLGLDPLFLANEGKLLAFVAPDRAETVLAAVRREPAGIDARIIGEAVAAHPGEVVLETGIGGRRLIEMLQGEALPRIC, via the coding sequence ATGAGCAAGAAGATAACCCTGGCCCACGGCAGCGGCGGCAAGGCCACCAACGACCTGATCAGGGAGCTGTTCGTGGCCGGGTTCAACAGTGACGCCCTGGCGCCGATGGAGGACTGCGCCCTGCTCAGCGTGGGTGGCGGCCGGCTGGCGTTTTCCACCGACTCATTCGTGGTTGACCCGATTTTTTTCCCGGGCGGCGACATCGGCGTCCTGGCGGTGCATGGCACGATCAACGACCTGGCCATGCGGGGCGCCCGGCCGGCCTTTCTGTCGCTGGGACTGATCATCGAGGAGGGGTTTCCCTATGACCATCTCGTTCGGCTCGTCCGCTCGATCAAGGGCTGTGCCGACCGGGCCGGGGTGGAGATCGTCACCGGCGACACCAAGGTGGTGCCGGCCGGCAAGGCGGACAAGATATTTATTAATACCGCCGGGATCGGCATCCTGGAACATGACCTGGATATCTCCTGTGAAAACGGCAGGCCCGGCGACAAGATCATCCTGAGCGGCACCATGGCCGACCACGGAACCACCATCCTCTGTCTCCAGGAAGGGCTGAAGATTCAGGGCGGGTTTAGCAGCGACTCCGCCCCCCTGCACACCATGGTCAAGGCAATGCTGGAGACCGGGCAGGATGCGATCCATGTCCTGCGGGACCCCACCCGCGGCGGGGTGGGCACTGCCCTGAACGAACTGGCCCAGGCCTCGAAAGTAGGGCTCCGTATCCATGAGAACGCGCTGCCGGTCCGGGACGATGTCCGGGGCGCCTGTGAACTTCTGGGCCTTGACCCGTTGTTCCTGGCCAATGAGGGCAAGCTTCTGGCCTTTGTGGCCCCGGACCGGGCCGAAACGGTGCTGGCCGCTGTCAGGCGGGAACCGGCCGGTATTGATGCCCGGATCATCGGCGAGGCGGTGGCCGCGCATCCGGGTGAGGTGGTGCTTGAGACCGGGATCGGCGGCCGCCGGCTGATTGAGATGCTCCAGGGCGAGGCCCTGCCGAGAATCTGCTAA
- a CDS encoding NUDIX hydrolase — protein MRCPHCGKEIAVYNNPLPTVDIIIENKAGIVLVKRKNKPLGWALPGGFVDYGESLEQAAVREALEETGLAVTLYQQFHTYSDPGRDQRHHTISTVFLATAQGSPRAGDDAGQARYFTEKNLPELVFDHQSILRDYFRCKGAYSR, from the coding sequence ATGCGCTGTCCGCATTGCGGCAAGGAAATCGCTGTCTACAACAACCCGTTGCCCACGGTGGACATCATCATTGAAAACAAGGCCGGCATCGTGCTGGTGAAAAGAAAAAACAAACCACTCGGCTGGGCCCTGCCCGGCGGTTTTGTCGATTACGGCGAATCCCTGGAACAGGCCGCGGTCCGGGAGGCCCTTGAGGAGACCGGGCTGGCGGTGACCCTTTACCAGCAGTTCCACACCTACTCGGACCCGGGCCGCGATCAACGTCATCATACGATCAGCACGGTGTTCCTGGCCACGGCCCAGGGAAGCCCCCGGGCAGGAGACGATGCCGGCCAGGCCCGGTATTTTACCGAAAAAAACCTGCCGGAGCTGGTCTTTGACCACCAGTCGATCCTCAGGGACTATTTCCGCTGCAAAGGGGCATACAGCAGATGA
- the cysS gene encoding cysteine--tRNA ligase produces the protein MTTGHATMPYNNILDKIGNTPLVRINRLFTGKVSIYAKLESFNPGGSVKDRIALAMIEEGEKSGLLTPDKIVLEATSGNTGIGMAMVCAVKGYRCQLVMPESASIERRKIMTGYGAEILLTPAKRSTDGAIEQSYHMAREHPDRYFLTDQFNNDANWRAHYEITGPEIWEQTNGKVTDIISTLGTTGTAMGLSRYFGDHHPEVRVTAVEPFLGHKIQGLKNMKESYKPGIFDKTLPYQIMNIPDNEAFKMARLLARKEGLFVGMSSGAAMCAAIAQAKRMEEGMLVVILPDGGERYLSTQLFTRAVKEKARTAGLRFHNTMSKKKEEFRPISPDRVTFYACGPTAHEYATLAHCRRFVVADLIHRLLVGKGYKVHFFMNFTDLDDNTIIGAEKKGLPIEEFTQTYVDEFKKDIQTLGVLPPTGYPRASEHVEDMIDIARRLIDKGYAYEKHGSIYFDIARFKPYGRLSGVDLSKIQVGKTVDLDNYDKEHPVDFTLLKRSTLAELKKGIFFQTEWGNVRPGWHIECAAMATHYLGETIDIHTSCRDLIFPHHENEIAIAEALTGKPLANYWLHSELLLVDGRKMSREAGNIITLRDVLAEGYSEREIRFLLLSTHYRKPLYFSRKKLDDVRKNLARLDGFVRKLICLPPDMPHPEVAAYLSDMEDTFFKALDNDLNISRALGALFDFIKKTNPILAEGQLDLEQKKYILESFEKINTILNLLRLKECPLAPEIDKLLRAREEARKEKDWEKADTVREELARQGIEVADTAKGPVWKEKKSE, from the coding sequence ATGACAACCGGACACGCCACCATGCCTTACAACAATATCCTTGACAAGATCGGCAATACCCCGCTGGTACGGATCAACCGGTTGTTCACCGGCAAGGTCTCAATCTACGCCAAGCTGGAATCCTTCAACCCCGGCGGTTCGGTCAAGGACCGGATCGCCCTGGCGATGATCGAGGAGGGTGAAAAAAGCGGGTTGCTCACCCCGGACAAGATCGTGCTCGAGGCCACCAGCGGCAACACCGGGATCGGCATGGCCATGGTCTGCGCGGTCAAGGGATACCGCTGCCAGTTGGTCATGCCCGAGTCGGCGAGCATCGAACGGCGCAAGATCATGACCGGCTATGGCGCCGAGATCCTGCTCACCCCGGCCAAGCGGAGCACCGACGGCGCCATTGAGCAGTCCTACCATATGGCCCGGGAACATCCGGACCGCTATTTCCTCACCGACCAGTTCAACAACGACGCCAACTGGCGCGCCCATTACGAGATCACCGGTCCGGAGATCTGGGAGCAGACCAACGGCAAGGTCACTGACATCATCTCCACCCTGGGCACCACCGGCACGGCCATGGGGTTGAGCAGATACTTCGGTGACCACCATCCCGAGGTCCGGGTCACCGCGGTGGAACCCTTTCTCGGCCACAAGATCCAGGGGCTGAAGAACATGAAGGAGTCCTACAAGCCGGGCATCTTCGACAAGACCCTGCCCTATCAGATCATGAACATCCCGGACAACGAGGCCTTTAAGATGGCCCGGCTGCTGGCCCGCAAGGAGGGATTGTTCGTGGGCATGAGTTCCGGGGCGGCGATGTGCGCGGCCATTGCCCAGGCGAAACGGATGGAGGAGGGGATGCTGGTGGTGATCCTGCCGGACGGCGGGGAACGGTATCTCAGCACCCAGCTCTTCACCCGGGCGGTCAAGGAGAAGGCCAGGACCGCCGGGCTCAGGTTCCATAACACCATGTCCAAAAAAAAGGAGGAGTTCCGGCCGATTTCACCGGACCGGGTGACCTTCTACGCCTGCGGCCCCACGGCCCACGAGTACGCCACCCTGGCCCATTGCCGGCGCTTCGTGGTTGCCGACCTGATCCACCGGCTGCTGGTCGGCAAGGGCTACAAGGTGCATTTCTTCATGAACTTCACCGATCTGGACGACAACACGATCATCGGCGCCGAGAAAAAGGGGCTGCCGATCGAGGAGTTCACCCAGACCTATGTCGACGAATTCAAAAAGGATATACAGACATTGGGCGTGCTCCCGCCCACCGGCTATCCCCGGGCCTCGGAGCATGTGGAGGACATGATCGACATCGCCCGCCGCCTGATCGACAAGGGCTATGCCTATGAAAAGCACGGCTCGATCTATTTCGACATTGCCCGCTTCAAACCATACGGCCGGCTTTCCGGGGTGGACCTGAGCAAGATCCAGGTGGGCAAGACAGTGGACCTGGACAACTACGACAAGGAACACCCGGTGGATTTCACCCTGCTCAAGCGGAGCACCCTGGCCGAACTGAAAAAGGGCATCTTCTTCCAGACCGAGTGGGGCAATGTCCGGCCCGGCTGGCATATCGAATGCGCGGCCATGGCCACCCATTACCTCGGCGAGACCATTGACATCCACACCAGCTGTCGCGACCTGATCTTTCCCCATCATGAGAACGAGATCGCCATTGCCGAGGCCCTGACCGGCAAGCCGCTGGCCAACTACTGGCTGCACAGCGAGCTGCTCCTGGTGGACGGCAGGAAGATGTCCAGGGAGGCCGGCAACATCATCACCCTGCGGGACGTGCTCGCCGAGGGCTACAGCGAACGGGAGATCCGTTTCCTGCTCCTCTCCACCCACTACCGCAAGCCTCTCTACTTTTCGCGCAAAAAGCTTGACGACGTACGCAAGAACCTGGCCCGGCTGGACGGATTCGTGCGCAAGCTTATCTGCCTGCCGCCGGACATGCCGCACCCGGAGGTGGCCGCCTATCTCTCGGACATGGAGGACACCTTTTTCAAGGCCCTGGACAACGATCTGAACATCTCCCGGGCCCTGGGCGCGCTGTTCGACTTCATTAAAAAGACCAACCCGATCCTGGCCGAGGGGCAGCTGGACCTGGAGCAGAAGAAGTATATCCTGGAGTCGTTCGAGAAGATCAACACCATTTTGAACCTGCTCAGGCTCAAGGAGTGCCCCCTGGCACCGGAGATCGACAAGCTGCTCCGGGCCCGGGAAGAGGCGCGCAAGGAAAAAGACTGGGAAAAGGCGGACACCGTGCGGGAGGAACTGGCCCGCCAGGGGATCGAGGTGGCGGATACGGCCAAGGGACCGGTGTGGAAAGAGAAGAAATCCGAGTAG
- a CDS encoding 2-dehydropantoate 2-reductase yields the protein MKIVVIGPGALGCLLAAAILLRTHTREEQDGHTLWLLDRSPARAARLADHGLILEKAGKQRLCRVRATAVAGEIGPADLLFLCVKAGDVRAGLASISPLLTPESLVITLQNGISHIDILRHWPLPGRAAAGVTAQGANLAGPGHVLHAGQGPTSIGFLQPADTAANHRLTRAATLLSAAGFEATVVPDIINRVWDKLLINTGINALTAIHDCPNGQLLKITAARSQMTAAVREAAAVARARGVVLSTDPVVRTKEVCRATSANISSMLQDVRGKRATEIDAINGAVVAAAIPLGIATPINRELVHRVKELEQSYLF from the coding sequence ATGAAAATCGTGGTGATCGGACCTGGGGCCCTCGGATGCCTGCTGGCGGCTGCGATCCTGCTCAGGACCCATACCCGCGAGGAACAAGACGGCCACACCCTGTGGCTGCTTGACCGTTCCCCGGCCCGGGCCGCCCGCCTGGCCGACCATGGCCTGATCCTGGAAAAAGCCGGCAAACAACGCCTCTGCCGCGTGCGGGCCACGGCCGTGGCCGGGGAAATCGGGCCGGCGGATCTCCTGTTTCTGTGCGTGAAGGCCGGGGACGTCCGTGCCGGCCTGGCCTCAATCTCCCCGCTCCTGACCCCGGAATCACTGGTCATTACCCTGCAGAACGGTATCAGCCATATCGACATCCTGCGGCACTGGCCCCTGCCCGGCCGGGCCGCGGCCGGGGTCACGGCCCAGGGCGCGAACCTGGCGGGACCAGGCCATGTCCTCCATGCCGGCCAGGGCCCCACCAGCATCGGCTTCCTGCAACCCGCCGATACCGCGGCCAACCATCGGTTGACCCGGGCCGCGACGCTCTTGTCCGCCGCCGGGTTTGAGGCCACGGTGGTCCCTGACATCATCAACCGGGTGTGGGACAAGCTGCTGATCAATACCGGCATAAACGCCCTGACCGCCATCCACGACTGCCCCAACGGACAACTGCTGAAGATTACCGCTGCCCGCAGTCAGATGACGGCCGCGGTCCGGGAAGCCGCTGCCGTGGCCCGAGCCAGGGGAGTGGTCCTCAGCACCGATCCCGTTGTCCGCACCAAAGAAGTCTGCCGCGCCACCAGCGCCAATATTTCATCCATGCTCCAGGACGTACGCGGAAAACGGGCCACGGAGATTGACGCCATCAACGGCGCGGTGGTGGCGGCGGCCATCCCCCTGGGAATAGCGACGCCGATCAACCGGGAGTTGGTACACCGGGTCAAGGAGCTTGAACAGAGTTATTTATTTTGA
- a CDS encoding GDSL-type esterase/lipase family protein has translation MDTSLDLLFIGDSLIEFCNWQDRFPEHQVTNLGRAGETVEGLLTRLESVCRRHGQADRIVLMTGTNNIGMEDYGFPVNYEKILGRLHEQYPRAALIVTSLLPLRLPWIGDSAVPRLNRELEKLCTNLNATFHDLYHRFTANRPTADDRCFASYYLEDDVHLSERGYAVWAQSLAPLLISAGAAGRNRTRKSPNK, from the coding sequence ATGGACACCTCTCTCGACCTTCTCTTCATCGGTGACTCCCTGATCGAGTTCTGCAACTGGCAGGACCGTTTTCCGGAACACCAGGTCACCAACCTCGGCCGGGCCGGTGAAACAGTGGAGGGGTTGCTCACCCGACTCGAGTCCGTATGCCGGCGCCATGGCCAGGCTGACCGCATCGTGTTGATGACCGGCACCAACAATATCGGCATGGAGGATTACGGGTTTCCGGTCAACTACGAAAAAATCCTGGGCCGCCTTCACGAACAGTATCCCCGGGCCGCCCTCATCGTGACCAGCCTGCTGCCCTTACGCCTGCCCTGGATCGGTGACTCGGCCGTTCCCCGTCTGAACCGGGAACTGGAGAAACTGTGCACCAACCTGAATGCAACCTTCCACGACCTCTATCATCGGTTTACCGCAAACCGGCCGACAGCCGATGATCGCTGTTTTGCCAGCTACTACCTCGAAGACGATGTCCATTTGAGCGAACGTGGTTATGCGGTCTGGGCCCAATCCCTGGCCCCGCTGCTCATCTCGGCCGGTGCAGCGGGCCGGAACCGGACAAGAAAGAGTCCCAACAAGTAA
- a CDS encoding glycosyltransferase yields MRIAMLSSIAWRTPPRHYGPWERITSLLTEGLNAKGVDVTLFATADSQTKGKLKSVCKKGYEEDTSILPKVWECLHISELFDHADEFDLIHNQFDFLPLTYSGLVSTPVVTTIHGFSSPDILPVFKKYNGKVHYVAISDSDRSPELDYIATIHHGIDLENFTFQSRPGEYLLYFGRIHHDKGTKEAIEIARRAGKKLIIAGFIQDREYYETHVEPEIDGNRVVYAGSAGPGRRDELLGNAYALLHPIKFKEPFGLSVIESMACGAPVIAFNLGSMPELIRDGVNGFLVSGVEEAVRAVPRVADLDRADCRKHVEERFTVSRMVDEYIKVYERILAKEAREDHRPWGYYTILSDATDHKVKRIVVYPGKRLSLQRHRRRAEHWHLIEGEAIVTVDQKQIPLQPGDSVDIPRGALHRVENRSTENLAFIEIQTGDYFGEDDIERLQDDYGRLSASQKAAQPTG; encoded by the coding sequence ATGCGCATCGCCATGCTTTCTTCCATCGCCTGGAGAACTCCGCCCCGCCATTACGGCCCCTGGGAGAGAATCACTTCCCTTTTGACCGAAGGACTCAACGCCAAGGGCGTCGACGTCACCCTCTTTGCCACGGCCGATTCCCAAACCAAGGGCAAACTGAAATCAGTATGCAAAAAGGGGTACGAGGAGGATACATCAATTCTTCCCAAGGTGTGGGAGTGCCTCCACATTTCGGAACTCTTTGATCATGCCGACGAGTTCGACCTGATTCATAACCAGTTCGACTTTTTGCCCCTCACATACTCGGGCCTGGTTTCCACCCCGGTCGTGACCACCATTCACGGTTTCTCCTCCCCTGACATTCTTCCGGTGTTTAAAAAATACAACGGCAAAGTCCATTATGTCGCCATCAGCGATTCCGACAGGTCCCCTGAACTGGATTACATCGCCACCATCCATCATGGAATCGATCTGGAGAATTTCACCTTTCAATCCCGTCCCGGCGAATATCTCCTCTATTTCGGCAGGATCCATCACGACAAGGGGACGAAAGAAGCCATTGAGATCGCCCGCCGCGCCGGGAAAAAATTGATTATCGCCGGGTTCATCCAGGACCGGGAATATTACGAAACCCACGTGGAGCCGGAAATCGACGGCAACAGGGTGGTTTACGCGGGCAGCGCCGGACCCGGCCGCCGCGATGAACTCCTGGGCAACGCATACGCCCTGCTCCATCCCATCAAGTTCAAGGAACCCTTCGGTCTCTCGGTGATCGAATCCATGGCCTGCGGCGCTCCTGTTATCGCCTTCAACCTGGGAAGCATGCCCGAACTCATCAGGGACGGGGTCAACGGGTTCCTGGTCTCGGGGGTGGAAGAAGCTGTCCGCGCCGTTCCCAGGGTGGCGGACCTCGACCGGGCCGACTGCCGCAAGCATGTGGAGGAACGGTTTACCGTTTCCAGAATGGTTGATGAATACATTAAAGTATACGAGCGGATCCTTGCAAAGGAGGCCAGGGAAGACCACAGGCCGTGGGGATACTACACCATTCTCTCCGACGCAACGGACCATAAAGTAAAAAGAATTGTCGTCTATCCCGGCAAACGGCTCAGCCTGCAACGCCACCGCCGCCGGGCGGAACACTGGCACCTTATCGAAGGGGAGGCCATCGTCACGGTGGACCAAAAACAGATCCCTCTGCAACCGGGCGACTCGGTGGACATCCCCAGGGGCGCCCTGCACCGGGTGGAGAACAGGAGCACGGAAAACCTCGCCTTTATCGAAATCCAGACCGGAGATTATTTCGGAGAGGATGATATCGAGCGGCTGCAGGACGATTATGGAAGATTATCGGCTTCGCAAAAAGCCGCTCAGCCGACCGGTTGA
- a CDS encoding diguanylate cyclase, with amino-acid sequence MSDSDSRKKILVADDDPVVLDLLASYISSLGYTPVTVKDGLAAVKELEKLDCSIVVTDMMMPRMNGMELLRYIRRHHPRTSVIVVTGYDRTFSYTEVIKAGASDFISKPFSADELEAKLNRVIREQELVRQLELLSISDALTGLFNRRHFDAKIWEEVHRAHRQGHDAFLLLMDVDRFKEYNDQYGHPAGDQLLQTLAGILTSCIRTNVDWAFRFGGDEFSVIQAQIGWEQAMDTGRRIMEKYAEHEFSTTSLSVGVARFIRHEGNSWQEDVADLVQRADKAMYQAKQGGRNKIIADNESSPDLG; translated from the coding sequence ATGAGCGACAGTGACAGCCGAAAAAAAATCCTCGTTGCCGATGACGACCCCGTGGTTCTCGACCTGCTGGCCTCCTATATCAGCAGCCTGGGCTATACCCCGGTTACGGTAAAAGACGGACTCGCCGCGGTGAAGGAGCTGGAAAAGCTCGATTGCAGCATCGTGGTCACTGATATGATGATGCCCAGAATGAACGGCATGGAGCTTTTGCGCTACATCCGCAGACACCATCCCCGAACCAGCGTCATCGTGGTCACCGGCTACGACCGCACCTTTTCCTACACCGAGGTGATCAAGGCCGGGGCCAGCGATTTCATCAGCAAGCCCTTTAGCGCCGATGAACTGGAGGCCAAGCTCAACCGGGTAATCCGGGAGCAGGAACTGGTCCGCCAGCTTGAGCTTTTGTCAATCTCCGACGCGCTTACCGGACTCTTCAACCGCCGCCATTTTGACGCGAAAATCTGGGAAGAGGTGCACCGGGCCCATCGCCAGGGCCACGATGCCTTTCTCCTGTTGATGGATGTGGACCGGTTCAAGGAGTACAATGACCAATACGGTCATCCGGCCGGGGACCAACTCCTGCAGACCCTGGCCGGCATCCTCACCAGTTGTATCCGGACCAATGTTGACTGGGCCTTCCGCTTCGGTGGCGACGAGTTCAGCGTGATCCAGGCCCAGATCGGCTGGGAACAGGCGATGGACACCGGCCGGCGAATCATGGAAAAGTATGCGGAACACGAATTTTCCACCACCAGCCTGAGTGTCGGGGTGGCCCGGTTCATTCGCCACGAGGGCAACTCCTGGCAGGAGGATGTCGCCGACCTTGTCCAACGGGCGGACAAGGCCATGTACCAGGCAAAACAGGGGGGCAGAAACAAGATCATTGCCGATAACGAATCATCTCCAGACCTTGGTTGA
- a CDS encoding DUF721 domain-containing protein, with product MADPSSSRTKQPVLLSTLLADMFRDRRWDSQRELHRVFLFWEQAVGPDISCQAQPQRIRNTTLWVQVRDPIWMQQLHLQKILLLERLNQRLTKARLTDIRFTINTNLKTMAPAPETRPRDLPLKKEIDPQKKQQGERLVAGLKNDEIRAALQSLWDTFHR from the coding sequence ATGGCTGATCCATCATCTTCCCGCACCAAGCAGCCGGTCCTGCTCAGCACTCTCCTTGCCGACATGTTCCGTGACAGGAGATGGGACAGCCAGCGGGAACTGCACCGGGTTTTTCTCTTCTGGGAACAGGCGGTTGGCCCGGATATCTCCTGTCAGGCCCAGCCGCAGCGGATCAGGAACACCACCCTCTGGGTCCAGGTCCGGGATCCGATCTGGATGCAGCAGCTCCATCTCCAGAAGATACTCCTGCTCGAACGACTCAACCAGCGGCTGACAAAGGCCCGACTGACCGACATCCGCTTCACGATCAATACCAACCTCAAAACCATGGCCCCGGCGCCGGAGACCAGGCCCCGGGATCTCCCCTTAAAAAAAGAAATCGATCCGCAAAAGAAACAGCAGGGCGAACGGCTGGTGGCCGGGCTGAAGAACGATGAGATCCGGGCCGCCCTGCAGAGTTTGTGGGACACCTTCCACCGGTAG
- a CDS encoding glycoside hydrolase family 130 protein: MGITKFEPPVKRYKGNPILTKDDVPYPVVTVHNAGMTRHEDRYIMLFRAHLRNGRCVIGLAQSTDGYSFEVSAEPFLRPAKEGVFAEYEEFGVEDPRICSLDDEYLITYSAYSKHGVRIAMARTRDFKKVERVSLITQADYRNVVIFPRKFNGRYARMDRPHSEISPWSIWISYSPDLVHWGDSRVLIKPAAYHWDEMKVGPGATPIETDQGWLNIFHGVFPTMDGSVYRLGVALHDLHDPSIVLGVADDWILQPEDPWEVTGYVHNVVFTCGAIKEEDNTIKIYWGGADTVMCVGTARIDRLIDLCLENHRKAI; this comes from the coding sequence ATGGGTATTACCAAATTTGAACCGCCGGTTAAACGATACAAGGGAAATCCCATCCTGACGAAAGACGACGTGCCCTACCCCGTGGTCACCGTTCATAACGCGGGCATGACCAGGCATGAAGACCGGTATATCATGCTTTTCCGCGCCCACCTCCGCAACGGCCGGTGCGTCATCGGTCTGGCCCAAAGCACGGACGGGTACTCCTTTGAGGTCTCTGCCGAGCCTTTTCTTAGGCCCGCGAAAGAGGGAGTATTCGCGGAATATGAAGAGTTCGGCGTTGAGGACCCCCGTATCTGCTCTCTTGATGATGAATACCTTATAACCTACAGCGCCTATTCAAAACACGGCGTGCGCATCGCAATGGCCCGCACGAGGGACTTTAAAAAGGTGGAACGCGTTTCCCTGATAACCCAGGCCGATTATCGCAACGTGGTTATCTTTCCCCGGAAATTTAACGGACGGTACGCGAGAATGGACCGCCCCCACTCGGAAATCTCTCCGTGGTCCATCTGGATATCCTACTCGCCCGACCTGGTCCACTGGGGGGATTCCAGGGTCCTGATTAAACCCGCCGCCTATCACTGGGATGAAATGAAGGTCGGGCCTGGCGCCACGCCCATTGAAACGGACCAAGGATGGCTCAATATCTTTCATGGAGTTTTTCCCACCATGGACGGATCGGTCTACCGGCTGGGCGTGGCCCTTCATGATCTCCACGATCCATCGATAGTCCTGGGAGTTGCCGACGACTGGATCCTGCAGCCCGAGGATCCATGGGAGGTTACCGGTTATGTTCATAACGTGGTCTTTACCTGCGGGGCCATAAAAGAAGAGGACAATACCATAAAGATTTACTGGGGGGGCGCGGATACGGTCATGTGCGTGGGAACGGCCCGGATAGACAGACTCATTGATCTTTGCCTGGAAAACCATAGAAAGGCGATATAA
- a CDS encoding DNA-binding protein has translation MRKYISLGCGLMLLLTTSIACNRQDAETTTQSTPAPEASAPASTETPAPAASPLTVKKGTVVEAMNAAGYTYMLVDDGTEKKWVAITESQVKAGDKVSYYDGIVMENFHSKTLNRNFDSVVFSSGLVGQAPMGMGNGRAAGAPMMSGAKSFNQALQQESGMMPSVPAASMGSKKAVVPFIEIKVAKAAGDNSYTVGEIFEKAAELDGKQVTVRGKLVKVSANIMGLNWLHIQDGTGHPEQRTHDLVVTTSAQPEENWDIITVHGTVSADKDFGAGYFYPVIIENASVSR, from the coding sequence ATGCGCAAATATATTTCCCTCGGCTGCGGGCTCATGCTGCTCCTCACCACCAGCATTGCCTGCAACCGCCAGGACGCTGAAACAACCACCCAGAGCACTCCGGCCCCCGAGGCCAGCGCTCCGGCCAGCACCGAGACCCCGGCCCCGGCCGCCTCGCCCCTGACCGTCAAGAAGGGGACGGTCGTGGAGGCCATGAATGCCGCCGGGTATACCTATATGCTGGTCGATGACGGCACTGAAAAAAAATGGGTGGCAATCACCGAGTCCCAGGTAAAGGCCGGCGACAAGGTCTCCTACTATGACGGCATTGTCATGGAGAACTTCCACAGCAAGACCCTGAATCGCAACTTTGATTCCGTGGTCTTCTCCAGCGGCCTGGTCGGCCAGGCCCCCATGGGAATGGGAAACGGCCGGGCAGCCGGCGCGCCCATGATGTCCGGGGCCAAATCGTTCAACCAGGCCTTGCAGCAGGAGAGCGGGATGATGCCCTCTGTGCCCGCAGCCTCAATGGGCAGCAAAAAGGCGGTTGTTCCCTTTATCGAAATCAAGGTGGCCAAGGCCGCCGGCGACAACAGCTACACAGTGGGCGAGATCTTTGAAAAAGCAGCTGAACTTGACGGCAAACAGGTAACGGTCCGCGGCAAGCTGGTAAAGGTCTCGGCCAACATCATGGGCCTTAACTGGCTGCATATCCAGGACGGCACCGGCCATCCGGAGCAGCGGACCCATGACCTGGTGGTAACCACTTCGGCCCAGCCGGAGGAGAACTGGGACATTATCACCGTTCATGGCACGGTCAGCGCTGACAAGGATTTCGGCGCCGGTTACTTCTATCCGGTGATCATCGAGAATGCCTCGGTGAGCAGATAG